The following proteins are co-located in the Amphiprion ocellaris isolate individual 3 ecotype Okinawa chromosome 7, ASM2253959v1, whole genome shotgun sequence genome:
- the c7h19orf47 gene encoding uncharacterized protein C19orf47 homolog isoform X1 has product MASVTTATSEWIQFFKDAGIPAGLAVTYAVSFVDNRIQKNMLMDLSKDIMMDLGITVIGDIIAILKHAKQVYRQDMCKMATEAISSGQTSVQAELRRTANTPATRMIANALSHESPPATPARRPDNRLSVTVSNMQGNKSNKAVVSQPADEGNGLPAVKRRRVTAEMEGKYIINMPKGTTPRTRRILAQQAKKGLKRTSVFARLGAESKADTTTSNTKPTGVFSRLDTGDAGEDRPRPGNMTGNMDVDDEDDSDGEGSVLQYAGVLKRPPPSQKKEPTTKAAPTTLRRLGGKFKLPPSDTPTSSSSSPNGLPPAKISVLQRLGKLPATNAAVSPAPADTQDNRVTSTRPRAPERSTVANAKVSSSTVALVASASAAAAAAGGGGGGGGESVGAQMDVKAISVFKRLGSKRT; this is encoded by the exons cCACCTCAGAGTGGATTCAGTTTTTTAAGGATGCAGGGATCCCAGCTGGCCTCGCTGTCACTTACGCAGTTTCCTTCGTGGATAATAG AATTCAGAAGAACATGCTGATGGACCTCAGTAAAGACATCATGATGGATCTCGGCATTACAGTCATTGGCGACATCATTGCCATTCTTAAACATGCCAAGCAGGTCTACAGGCAG GACATGTGCAAAATGGCAACAGAAGCCATCTCCTCAGGACAGACCAGTGTTCAAGCTGAGCTCAGAAGAACTGCCAATACTC CTGCCACTCGCATGATTGCCAATGCTTTGAGCCATGAATCCCCGCCAGCCACTCCAGCTCGTCGACCCGACAATCGCCTCTCTGTTACAGTGTCCAACATGCAGGGAAACAAGAGTAACAAAGCAG TTGTAAGTCAACCAGCTGACGAGGGGAACGGTTTGCCAGCAGTGAAGCGCCGGCGAGTGACAGCTGAGATGGAAGGCAAGTACATCATCAACATGCCAAAGGGCACCACGCCTCGTACACGCCGAATCCTGGCCCAGCAGGCCAAGAAAG GTTTAAAACGCACCTCTGTGTTTGCAAGACTTGGAGCTGAATCGAAAGCAGACACCACAACAAGCAATACAAAG CCTACCGGTGTGTTCAGTCGCCTCGACACAGGGGACGCAGGTGAAGACAGACCGAGGCCAGGAAATATGACTGGAAACATGGATGTAGATGACGAGGACGACAGTGATGGAGAAGGCTCTGTCCTGCAGTACGCTGGCGTCCTCAAGAGGCCTCCTCCATCCCAGAAGAAAGAACCGACGACAAAAGCAGCCCCGACCACCCTGCGGCGCCTGGGAGGCAAATTCAAACTGCCTCCCTCTGATACTcccacttcttcctcttcttccccgAATGGCCTTCCCCCTGCCAAGATTAGTGTTCTTCAGAGACTGGGCAAGCTCCCTGCCACAAACGCTGCCGTGTCGCCTGCACCGGCCGACACGCAGGACAACAGAGTGACCAGCACCAGACCCAGAGCACCGGAGAGGTCGACTGTAGCAAACGccaaggtcagcagcagcactgtGGCCCTGGtagcatcagcatcagcagcagcagcagcagcaggaggaggaggaggaggaggaggagagtctGTAGGGGCTCAGATGGACGTTAAGGCCATCAGTGTTTTTAAGAGACTGGGCAGTAAGAGAACCTAA
- the c7h19orf47 gene encoding uncharacterized protein C19orf47 homolog isoform X2 has protein sequence MASVTTATSEWIQFFKDAGIPAGLAVTYAVSFVDNRIQKNMLMDLSKDIMMDLGITVIGDIIAILKHAKQVYRQDMCKMATEAISSGQTSVQAELRRTANTPATRMIANALSHESPPATPARRPDNRLSVTVSNMQGNKSNKAVVSQPADEGNGLPAVKRRRVTAEMEGLKRTSVFARLGAESKADTTTSNTKPTGVFSRLDTGDAGEDRPRPGNMTGNMDVDDEDDSDGEGSVLQYAGVLKRPPPSQKKEPTTKAAPTTLRRLGGKFKLPPSDTPTSSSSSPNGLPPAKISVLQRLGKLPATNAAVSPAPADTQDNRVTSTRPRAPERSTVANAKVSSSTVALVASASAAAAAAGGGGGGGGESVGAQMDVKAISVFKRLGSKRT, from the exons cCACCTCAGAGTGGATTCAGTTTTTTAAGGATGCAGGGATCCCAGCTGGCCTCGCTGTCACTTACGCAGTTTCCTTCGTGGATAATAG AATTCAGAAGAACATGCTGATGGACCTCAGTAAAGACATCATGATGGATCTCGGCATTACAGTCATTGGCGACATCATTGCCATTCTTAAACATGCCAAGCAGGTCTACAGGCAG GACATGTGCAAAATGGCAACAGAAGCCATCTCCTCAGGACAGACCAGTGTTCAAGCTGAGCTCAGAAGAACTGCCAATACTC CTGCCACTCGCATGATTGCCAATGCTTTGAGCCATGAATCCCCGCCAGCCACTCCAGCTCGTCGACCCGACAATCGCCTCTCTGTTACAGTGTCCAACATGCAGGGAAACAAGAGTAACAAAGCAG TTGTAAGTCAACCAGCTGACGAGGGGAACGGTTTGCCAGCAGTGAAGCGCCGGCGAGTGACAGCTGAGATGGAAG GTTTAAAACGCACCTCTGTGTTTGCAAGACTTGGAGCTGAATCGAAAGCAGACACCACAACAAGCAATACAAAG CCTACCGGTGTGTTCAGTCGCCTCGACACAGGGGACGCAGGTGAAGACAGACCGAGGCCAGGAAATATGACTGGAAACATGGATGTAGATGACGAGGACGACAGTGATGGAGAAGGCTCTGTCCTGCAGTACGCTGGCGTCCTCAAGAGGCCTCCTCCATCCCAGAAGAAAGAACCGACGACAAAAGCAGCCCCGACCACCCTGCGGCGCCTGGGAGGCAAATTCAAACTGCCTCCCTCTGATACTcccacttcttcctcttcttccccgAATGGCCTTCCCCCTGCCAAGATTAGTGTTCTTCAGAGACTGGGCAAGCTCCCTGCCACAAACGCTGCCGTGTCGCCTGCACCGGCCGACACGCAGGACAACAGAGTGACCAGCACCAGACCCAGAGCACCGGAGAGGTCGACTGTAGCAAACGccaaggtcagcagcagcactgtGGCCCTGGtagcatcagcatcagcagcagcagcagcagcaggaggaggaggaggaggaggaggagagtctGTAGGGGCTCAGATGGACGTTAAGGCCATCAGTGTTTTTAAGAGACTGGGCAGTAAGAGAACCTAA